The following DNA comes from Alienimonas californiensis.
GAAGTCGATTGGCGCCTGCAGCACAGTCGCTTGCTGGGACAACTGGAGCGGCACGACGAACGTCTGGCCATGCTGGAGTCGGCCATCGAGGCGAACCCCAGCGTCGTCCTGACGATTGAACGCGTCGAGGCCCAGTTAGACGCGGGATTGGGAACGCAGGCGCTCGAGGAGATCGAGCGCGAGCTGGCCAATTCGCGCTGGCGGAGTTCCTGGCTGATCCGCCGCGCCCGCGTTCATCGCCAATTGGATGAGCCCGCCGCCGCCCGCCGCGATCTGCGAACCGCCGTCGCCGAGATCGACCGCCGGCTGCATCCCGAACGGCCCGACGCGATGTTGTTGCTCGACCGCGCCCACGCCCACGTGCTCCTGGGCCGGATGGACGCGGCCGCAGCGGATTTGGAGCACGCCCGAACCGCCGGCGCCGATCCCTGGCGGCTGCGTCGCCTGCAAGCCGAGATGACGGCCGCGCAGCCGCAATAACGCGTCCGGGAGGGCAGGCTTGCGACGCGGCGATGCGGCGATGCGGCGACCGGGCGGTCGCCCATTCCCGGCGACCGGGGCCGATCGCCGGCACGGGGGCGCCGACCGCTGGATTGATGTTGGAGATCGATCCTCATCGCCGCTCCCGCGCAGGGGAGGCGCCTGCGGGCTGGGCTCGCGTTCAGCCATTCCCGCGGGCCCATGCGTCGTCGAGACCGGCGATCGATATTCCGTGCTCTCCCTCCCGCAGAGCGCTCAACGCCCGGCTTCGCCGCTCGGTGGCGTCGGCTGGCTGGCCGCTTGGTCTTTCGGCAGGAACTGGAGCGCGTCGACGATGACGAAGCCGACGGTTTGGCG
Coding sequences within:
- a CDS encoding tetratricopeptide repeat protein, with protein sequence MPRAPLTLCCLWLSLPLGVCLAHDSPEHVIEDLTRLMERDGRSAPHLYRRACEYRLLGRLEQAAEDLHASIALDAAYFPAHLELGRVQLRENRLAPALETARRAERLVDSPAEEGRVQMLQSEILLASGQTEAALRACDAACRAAPGEVDWRLQHSRLLGQLERHDERLAMLESAIEANPSVVLTIERVEAQLDAGLGTQALEEIERELANSRWRSSWLIRRARVHRQLDEPAAARRDLRTAVAEIDRRLHPERPDAMLLLDRAHAHVLLGRMDAAAADLEHARTAGADPWRLRRLQAEMTAAQPQ